A window of the Scandinavium goeteborgense genome harbors these coding sequences:
- a CDS encoding EAL domain-containing protein, whose amino-acid sequence MNESREKVISDIIIKRISNNQKPFPVDIWFQPLFDLSLFKCTGGEILIRGQYLRETILPFRFIASLERHGTGIVNLGHYLVNESFEYINRYFPETEDDRLYNINISKTELLRADYSELVIAQAARYSISPPQIILEITGEDAILTQQMIANLKTLKEHGFTIAWGDIYSLLMLELKNNSWQADYIKLDRRLMAKSRLNETREIILEAHRNNIKVIAEGIETLQQVSFLLKENVSLGQGYLFSRPITKETFLEKYSDDEVFEPDMDVNSETDE is encoded by the coding sequence ATGAACGAATCCCGCGAAAAAGTAATATCTGACATCATTATCAAACGAATATCGAACAACCAAAAACCGTTCCCTGTTGATATCTGGTTCCAGCCGCTGTTTGATCTCTCGTTGTTCAAATGTACCGGCGGAGAAATTCTCATTCGCGGGCAATACCTGCGGGAAACTATTCTTCCGTTCCGGTTTATCGCGAGCCTTGAGCGTCATGGTACCGGCATCGTCAACCTTGGGCACTATCTGGTCAACGAGTCATTCGAATACATCAACCGCTACTTCCCTGAGACTGAGGACGACAGGCTCTATAACATCAATATCTCTAAAACAGAGTTATTGCGGGCTGACTATTCTGAGCTGGTGATTGCACAGGCGGCACGTTACTCTATTTCTCCGCCACAGATTATTCTGGAGATAACGGGTGAAGATGCCATTCTGACTCAACAGATGATCGCGAACCTGAAAACGCTCAAAGAGCATGGTTTTACAATTGCCTGGGGTGATATTTATAGTCTGTTAATGCTCGAGCTTAAAAATAATTCATGGCAAGCCGACTATATTAAGCTGGACCGTCGTTTGATGGCGAAAAGCCGTCTGAACGAAACCCGGGAAATTATTCTTGAAGCTCACCGTAATAATATTAAAGTGATTGCGGAAGGGATTGAAACTTTGCAGCAGGTTTCTTTCCTGCTGAAAGAGAATGTGTCGCTGGGGCAGGGGTATTTATTCTCACGGCCGATAACCAAAGAGACGTTCCTCGAAAAATATTCGGATGACGAAGTCTTCGAGCCCGACATGGACGTCAATAGCGAAACCGACGAGTAA
- a CDS encoding polysialyltransferase family glycosyltransferase: MKELKVYLSSVSVPVIPQMIDFAKCANDKNVVKVIGWYRNEISEQKLKGTQAKYYRQISRISPEFVTYILKLIGEFKPDKISLHVNIYWCLVELFPLVSYVARLVPRDKIHIHVYDDGSAGVVERNAMHQLSEVDFLHQKRNCTEKLMGLLRENVRPFDHGDRSQWPAMMNYTWHEFFNTTYHLINEFELRCHDNSPLFNYLSSNMVSLNNNNFYTLTKPQQAFCLSLLNVDTALLLEVAAKIMRPNSLLYLGSGRFGKSEDDTLTEQQIIKIRALKSQGVIKDNDQIIFKAHPINHKENREKIKDELGPNTYMIPNALPFEALQLAGIPLCEIISTFTTLIYTLPKAQFRHVIGEGDTRSEVLNKPVIQQLIENNQLSEKNISGWMD, from the coding sequence ATGAAAGAGTTAAAGGTGTATTTGAGTTCAGTGTCTGTCCCAGTTATCCCACAGATGATCGACTTTGCAAAATGTGCAAATGATAAAAATGTGGTTAAAGTCATTGGCTGGTATAGAAACGAAATTTCTGAACAGAAGCTTAAAGGCACGCAGGCAAAATATTATCGGCAGATATCCAGAATATCACCTGAATTTGTTACATATATATTGAAACTCATAGGTGAATTTAAACCAGATAAAATCTCACTGCATGTGAATATTTACTGGTGTCTTGTAGAGTTGTTCCCTCTCGTAAGTTATGTGGCGCGACTGGTTCCAAGAGATAAAATACATATTCATGTTTATGATGACGGCTCAGCAGGCGTTGTAGAACGTAATGCTATGCATCAGTTATCTGAAGTCGATTTTCTGCACCAGAAACGAAATTGTACTGAAAAACTCATGGGCTTATTGAGAGAGAATGTTCGGCCTTTTGACCACGGCGATCGCAGCCAGTGGCCAGCGATGATGAACTATACATGGCATGAGTTTTTCAATACGACTTATCATTTAATTAACGAATTTGAATTGAGATGTCATGACAATTCTCCATTGTTTAATTATTTATCATCCAATATGGTGAGCTTGAACAATAATAATTTTTACACTCTGACAAAACCGCAGCAAGCATTTTGCCTTTCATTGTTAAATGTCGATACTGCTTTATTATTGGAAGTGGCCGCTAAAATAATGCGACCAAATAGTCTTCTGTATTTAGGATCAGGACGTTTCGGTAAGTCTGAAGATGATACACTTACTGAGCAACAAATTATCAAAATTCGTGCGTTGAAATCTCAGGGTGTCATAAAGGATAATGATCAGATTATCTTTAAGGCTCACCCCATTAATCACAAAGAAAATCGGGAAAAGATTAAAGATGAGTTAGGGCCGAATACCTATATGATCCCTAATGCATTACCTTTTGAAGCCCTGCAATTGGCCGGGATTCCTTTGTGTGAGATTATAAGCACGTTCACAACGTTGATTTATACCCTCCCCAAAGCGCAATTCCGCCATGTTATAGGTGAGGGTGATACTCGTTCAGAGGTTTTAAATAAACCAGTTATTCAACAGCTTATCGAGAATAACCAACTTAGTGAAAAGAACATATCGGGATGGATGGATTGA
- a CDS encoding AI-2E family transporter, translated as MESNDLITIERRLVTRFLDMFIKFGLILALASFCFTVFSPFLNVMLWGVILAVTLYPLHQYFAKKLGGKQGLASVILVLLGVMLIVVPTITMITSLGESATTLVEHASHAQLVIPPPNANIGTIPVVGGKLLALWSQASQDLPGLISDYHTQIAHAAKLVLAVLASMGGGVFGFIISFIAAGIMMAVGASGSNAATRIAMRITDERKGVELIKLCTGTIRAVAQGVIGVALIQSLLVGVIMALAGIPAVGIFFVGALILGIAQVPLLLITLPAIGLMWMTGDHGTAMNVVFTVLLIVAGMVDNVLKPMLLGRGVDVPMPVVLLGALGGMATNGILGMFIGATLLSIGYLIFMAWVNEGLKKASLENASQ; from the coding sequence ATGGAAAGCAATGATTTAATTACCATTGAAAGAAGACTCGTAACCAGATTTCTGGATATGTTCATTAAATTTGGACTGATCCTGGCGCTGGCTTCTTTCTGTTTTACTGTATTTTCCCCTTTCCTCAACGTCATGTTGTGGGGGGTGATCCTGGCCGTCACGCTTTATCCGCTGCACCAGTATTTTGCTAAGAAATTGGGCGGCAAGCAGGGCCTGGCTTCCGTCATTCTGGTATTGCTCGGCGTGATGCTTATCGTCGTCCCGACCATCACTATGATCACCTCATTAGGGGAAAGCGCCACTACGCTGGTGGAGCACGCCAGCCACGCACAACTGGTTATTCCACCGCCTAATGCCAACATCGGCACCATCCCTGTTGTCGGCGGGAAGCTGCTGGCCTTATGGTCTCAGGCCTCGCAGGATTTACCAGGACTGATCAGCGACTACCACACACAGATTGCTCACGCGGCCAAGCTGGTGCTGGCGGTTCTGGCGAGTATGGGCGGCGGCGTATTTGGTTTTATAATTTCCTTCATTGCGGCGGGCATCATGATGGCCGTGGGCGCATCCGGCTCGAACGCCGCGACGCGTATCGCCATGCGTATCACCGATGAACGAAAAGGCGTTGAGCTGATCAAACTCTGCACCGGGACGATTCGTGCCGTGGCTCAGGGCGTCATCGGTGTGGCGCTGATTCAGTCGCTGCTGGTGGGTGTCATCATGGCGCTGGCCGGTATCCCGGCGGTAGGTATCTTCTTCGTTGGGGCGCTGATCCTCGGGATTGCACAGGTACCACTGCTGCTCATCACCTTGCCGGCGATTGGCCTGATGTGGATGACCGGCGACCACGGCACCGCGATGAACGTGGTCTTTACCGTGCTGCTGATTGTGGCTGGCATGGTCGACAACGTGCTTAAGCCAATGCTGCTGGGCCGTGGCGTGGATGTTCCAATGCCAGTCGTACTGCTCGGCGCGCTGGGCGGCATGGCGACCAACGGTATTCTGGGCATGTTCATCGGCGCAACGCTGCTGTCGATTGGCTATCTCATCTTTATGGCCTGGGTTAATGAAGGTCTGAAGAAAGCCTCACTTGAGAACGCATCACAGTAA